The Methanothermobacter tenebrarum genome has a window encoding:
- a CDS encoding DUF3236 domain-containing protein: MLKEHIKKAYNESAEGKRKGDKKIEVEKIKEYILSAENIIIPNWDKKKLESINKVLKKFGLPQAKGLKIHTNAADLTRMPTITKALMAVDTTDSDLVIARGRLGIPGSGSMLVIMDCKGRILSAAISPPHIIHGKSLEEAVEEELKTALKRLGL; the protein is encoded by the coding sequence ATGCTAAAAGAACACATAAAAAAAGCATACAACGAATCAGCAGAGGGAAAAAGAAAAGGGGATAAAAAAATAGAAGTCGAAAAGATAAAAGAATACATCCTCTCAGCAGAGAATATAATCATCCCCAACTGGGACAAGAAAAAACTAGAAAGTATAAATAAAGTCCTCAAAAAATTCGGACTCCCCCAGGCCAAAGGACTGAAAATCCACACCAACGCCGCAGACCTGACAAGGATGCCAACCATAACCAAAGCCCTCATGGCAGTGGATACAACAGACTCGGACCTTGTAATAGCAAGGGGCCGATTAGGAATTCCAGGCTCTGGTTCAATGCTAGTAATAATGGACTGCAAGGGCAGAATACTCTCAGCAGCCATATCACCACCACACATCATCCACGGAAAAAGCCTAGAAGAAGCAGTAGAAGAAGAACTGAAAACAGCCCTAAAAAGGCTAGGATTATGA
- a CDS encoding SAM-dependent methyltransferase HcgC family protein, whose protein sequence is MKTETGITNTVKSYFSQHTIQDIIETIGKIKTDTLLDWLAYKKIKPEKTLIIGAYLTGAMIANKFKKYNVTIVDKHPHLKCLIDTKVTFKKPEAIRGSWDLVVDTTGIGGIKPEKLKIKTKTFIVESPISDASDTIIKNHDETKKRIKAVKAPVKGILYTSGLNTKTSGTMTLTIEVLRRSLEEILKADGVLYASSQLRFYERILFKEKDCEKFKESLKENAIIASSLKKIDCDMPIKGNLRRIKSEIKEV, encoded by the coding sequence ATGAAAACAGAAACCGGTATAACAAACACAGTAAAAAGCTACTTCTCACAGCACACAATCCAAGATATCATAGAAACAATAGGCAAGATAAAAACAGACACCCTACTAGACTGGCTGGCCTATAAAAAAATCAAACCAGAGAAAACCCTCATAATAGGCGCCTACCTTACAGGTGCCATGATAGCCAACAAATTCAAAAAATACAATGTTACAATAGTCGACAAACACCCCCACCTTAAATGTCTAATCGATACAAAGGTAACATTCAAAAAACCAGAAGCCATCAGAGGATCCTGGGATCTTGTAGTGGATACAACAGGCATCGGAGGCATAAAACCAGAAAAATTAAAAATCAAAACAAAAACCTTCATAGTTGAAAGTCCAATTTCAGACGCCAGTGACACTATAATAAAAAACCATGACGAAACTAAAAAGAGAATAAAAGCCGTAAAAGCCCCAGTAAAGGGCATATTATATACCAGCGGCCTAAACACAAAAACATCAGGGACAATGACCCTAACCATAGAAGTGCTCAGAAGAAGCTTGGAAGAAATCCTAAAAGCTGATGGTGTGCTCTACGCTTCATCACAATTAAGATTCTATGAAAGAATCCTATTCAAGGAAAAAGATTGTGAAAAATTTAAAGAATCCCTCAAAGAAAATGCGATAATAGCATCATCCCTCAAAAAAATAGACTGTGACATGCCAATAAAAGGAAATCTTAGAAGAATAAAATCCGAAATAAAAGAAGTATGA
- a CDS encoding Nif3-like dinuclear metal center hexameric protein — protein MRLKEFIKIIEEKIPPQIAIKGDKVGLITPTNNINVEKVLLLMDYIATDQIPYDDYDLLILHHPPQLKPPIPTYVIHSNWDIIKGGACDALANKLKLKVIDTITEGLGRICETNIRLETFIEEIRRRLKAEEVRIVNFKRNLKIDKIAIVSGFGLNPKMIKKVHEKNVKVYLSGDLTQEGAILAKNLDLTLIDAGHHTTELPGLYKLGELLSQLGVEVRIMDTKTPWETIKWNP, from the coding sequence ATGAGACTAAAAGAATTCATAAAAATTATAGAAGAGAAAATACCGCCACAAATCGCCATAAAAGGCGACAAAGTAGGCCTGATAACACCAACCAATAATATTAATGTAGAAAAAGTCCTATTGCTAATGGACTACATTGCCACAGACCAGATACCATACGACGATTATGACCTACTCATACTACACCATCCACCACAACTAAAACCTCCAATACCAACATATGTTATACACTCAAACTGGGACATCATCAAAGGAGGAGCATGTGACGCCCTTGCCAACAAACTAAAACTAAAAGTCATAGACACAATAACAGAGGGCCTCGGGAGAATCTGCGAAACAAACATCAGACTCGAAACATTCATAGAAGAGATCCGCAGAAGACTCAAAGCAGAAGAAGTAAGGATTGTTAATTTTAAAAGAAACCTTAAAATTGATAAGATAGCAATAGTATCAGGTTTCGGTTTAAATCCGAAAATGATAAAAAAAGTCCACGAAAAAAATGTTAAAGTTTACCTTTCGGGGGATCTCACCCAAGAGGGGGCTATACTAGCAAAGAACCTAGATTTAACCCTCATAGACGCGGGACACCATACAACAGAATTACCAGGCCTATACAAGTTAGGCGAGCTCCTATCCCAGCTAGGGGTTGAAGTTAGGATAATGGACACGAAAACGCCATGGGAGACCATAAAATGGAATCCATAG
- a CDS encoding UPF0254 family protein, with amino-acid sequence MIRIATAECFTHGKIAREIHAFSQGYPLSYKWTISPKDYRLSLIAGLFIPTISGIRKILKFEPLPPTEVVDDIKVYDESADKKMAKRMAEAIKDITRADIGIGTTAGVGRGGIAIIADNMKVISSSDVYADLRSSPATEIMKRQKSGVERALKLLEVILPHI; translated from the coding sequence TTGATCAGAATAGCCACTGCAGAATGTTTCACCCATGGTAAAATAGCCAGGGAAATACATGCATTTTCCCAAGGCTACCCACTATCCTATAAATGGACTATAAGCCCCAAAGATTACAGATTATCACTTATAGCAGGCCTATTCATCCCAACCATCTCAGGGATTAGAAAGATTCTCAAATTCGAACCACTCCCACCAACTGAAGTGGTGGATGATATAAAAGTCTATGACGAATCCGCAGATAAAAAAATGGCTAAAAGGATGGCTGAGGCCATAAAAGATATTACAAGAGCAGACATTGGTATAGGGACAACCGCGGGTGTCGGCAGGGGTGGGATAGCTATCATAGCTGATAATATGAAAGTTATAAGTTCATCGGATGTTTACGCTGATCTAAGATCTTCACCAGCCACTGAGATCATGAAAAGACAAAAATCAGGGGTGGAAAGGGCCCTTAAACTCCTAGAGGTTATTCTTCCACATATATAA
- the sufC gene encoding Fe-S cluster assembly ATPase SufC — MLLEITDLAVEVDGKEVLEDIDLYIDKGETHVLLGPNGSGKSTLFMTILGFPKYKVKRGEIIFKGKDITDMSTTERVRMGIGVSFQNPPPIRGVKLVDLLKIENGQTVEEELNPEIMEVAKKLKFDERFLERDVNMGFSGGEVKRSEILQLLAQKPDFIMFDEPDSGVDIENVELIAEEINTLLEKDKKPGQRQKAGLLITHLGYILNFVRADIAHVLLDGKIACTGNPDEILEDIRTEGFKGCLRCFQTQ; from the coding sequence ATGCTCCTTGAAATTACAGACTTAGCAGTTGAAGTGGATGGGAAAGAAGTCCTCGAGGATATAGACCTCTACATAGACAAAGGGGAAACCCATGTTCTACTAGGACCTAATGGATCCGGGAAGAGCACACTTTTTATGACGATCCTCGGCTTTCCCAAGTATAAAGTTAAAAGGGGTGAGATAATATTCAAAGGAAAGGACATCACAGACATGTCCACAACAGAAAGAGTTAGGATGGGTATAGGTGTGAGCTTCCAGAACCCCCCACCAATCCGTGGCGTTAAACTCGTCGATCTGCTCAAAATAGAAAATGGACAAACAGTCGAAGAAGAATTAAACCCTGAGATAATGGAAGTAGCCAAGAAGCTGAAATTTGATGAAAGATTCCTTGAAAGAGATGTTAACATGGGTTTTTCAGGTGGTGAAGTTAAAAGGTCAGAGATACTGCAACTCTTAGCCCAGAAACCCGACTTTATAATGTTTGATGAACCAGATAGTGGAGTTGACATTGAAAATGTTGAACTGATCGCAGAGGAGATCAACACACTACTAGAAAAGGATAAAAAACCAGGACAAAGACAAAAAGCAGGTCTCCTCATCACACACCTCGGCTACATACTGAACTTCGTAAGAGCCGATATAGCCCATGTTCTCTTAGATGGTAAAATAGCCTGCACAGGAAACCCCGATGAAATATTAGAGGATATAAGAACAGAAGGATTTAAAGGGTGTCTTAGATGTTTCCAGACACAATAA
- a CDS encoding SufD family Fe-S cluster assembly protein, producing the protein MFPDTIKKAEKAKEKKSPYGHDIDLEKFIKEEAGEHERINKATEVPKKMRETLLKVGVDPTEKERAGTFIQLDQTGIYSSQASKAVEIMGLNVALEKYNWLKDYMWKVVAPDTDKYTAHTALRESEGNIGGYFIRSKPNSREIFPLQACMFIGDERVMQTLHNIIIAEENSELHIITGCATGEDVSSALHLGITEFYIKKGARVTYTMVHNWAEQVEVRPRTGIMVGDNATFINNYILTSPVKSIQSYPTAYCTGENSRVVFQSILGGRKESVLDMGSRVILEGKGSSAEIVSRAVSKDKSEIYSRGHLAGRVPEVKGHLECHGLVLSDDSMIYAVPELVGSATDLEMSHEAAVGKIAEEEILYLTSRGLTEEEAASMIVRGFLSMDIKGLPPELAEETKRMLDMSLKGM; encoded by the coding sequence ATGTTTCCAGACACAATAAAGAAAGCTGAAAAGGCAAAGGAGAAAAAATCACCATACGGTCATGACATAGACCTTGAAAAGTTCATAAAAGAGGAAGCAGGAGAACATGAAAGGATCAACAAGGCGACCGAAGTGCCGAAGAAGATGAGAGAAACACTATTGAAAGTCGGTGTAGACCCCACAGAAAAAGAAAGGGCGGGCACGTTCATACAATTAGACCAGACAGGGATATACTCAAGTCAAGCTTCAAAGGCAGTTGAGATAATGGGCTTAAACGTCGCCCTAGAGAAATACAATTGGCTCAAAGATTACATGTGGAAGGTTGTAGCACCAGACACCGACAAGTACACTGCACACACAGCTTTGAGAGAATCCGAGGGGAATATAGGCGGATACTTCATAAGATCTAAACCAAATTCAAGGGAGATATTCCCACTCCAAGCTTGCATGTTCATAGGCGACGAAAGGGTTATGCAGACACTCCATAATATTATAATCGCAGAGGAAAATTCTGAACTCCATATAATAACTGGCTGCGCCACAGGAGAAGATGTGAGCTCAGCACTACACCTTGGGATAACGGAATTCTATATAAAGAAAGGTGCCAGGGTCACATATACAATGGTCCACAATTGGGCTGAACAAGTAGAGGTGAGGCCAAGAACAGGTATTATGGTAGGGGATAATGCAACTTTCATAAACAATTATATACTCACAAGTCCTGTTAAGAGTATACAATCATACCCAACAGCTTATTGTACGGGTGAAAATTCTAGGGTTGTTTTCCAGTCAATCCTTGGGGGTAGGAAGGAATCCGTACTTGATATGGGCTCTAGAGTCATCCTTGAGGGTAAGGGATCTAGTGCCGAGATAGTCTCAAGGGCTGTTTCAAAGGATAAATCAGAGATATATTCAAGGGGTCATCTTGCAGGCAGAGTTCCAGAGGTTAAAGGGCATTTAGAATGTCATGGTCTTGTATTATCTGATGATTCCATGATATATGCCGTCCCTGAACTCGTGGGTAGTGCAACAGACCTTGAAATGTCCCATGAGGCGGCTGTTGGGAAAATCGCCGAAGAGGAAATATTATATTTAACATCTAGGGGTTTGACAGAGGAAGAAGCAGCGTCTATGATAGTTAGGGGTTTCCTTAGCATG